TTTACACACAAACATCTTTCATGAATTTGTGACATTGTACATGAAAACTGAATGATAACAaaggttagaatatttaaaattatatttaaactaattaattacaACTTTAGAACAAGTTACCTAGGCTTTCAATTTACACTGAAAGTTTGTGTTTGGGGGGGGGAGTACTTGTTGATATATATTTAGGCTTTTCTTTTCGGTTTCGGCAGACAAACTGCCTTTAAATAGTTTGTGCTTCGAAAGAAGCTTATACCATTAGTTTtcgtttattttgtaatgttaaataaaatatttctgggttgtaatttaaaattgtgtgtgtttgtctttatatatgtacattCTTAAGATtctattgttaaatattataatattgaacATGTACGTTTTCCAGTATAACGAGTCTAATAGTAAAccactaatattttaattattaacacaATACCATTGTTCCAAAGCTATTCACCCAAAACCATTACTATCTGCTCTTGAAAACGCTGTTTATTCGAAACTGTAGTCAACATTTGAAGCTAAGGttatttccaaacaaaataagtaaattgaAAATTCACACTGCCATCTACATTTTTGCAAAGCAACCACAACACACAATTCTTTTTTTACGTTATTTATgatgttatgtattttaaaaaaacaacatataatggtttttttaatataacagatttaaaattaaaataatcactatagtCCAAACTTACAAGTCCGTAAAATTTTGtgagaaacttaaaattttacaaagaatAGACGAgagagatttatatatatatatatatatatatatgatacactCTGTGATCTTTATGAAGGgtaaaatttatcaaataatacaaatCTTCATTACGGACACGAGTTCTAAAACTAGCATtcttgtatttttagttttggcCTACGATAGAGATATATAGTATTAACTTAGCGTATGTTTTACTTAgttcttaatatatttaaattaaaatcgtatttattttcactattttaaaacaacttcgTAAAATGCCGTAAAAAGATATGATTCTCTGTTCAGAAttgaggaaataaacctatagtatgTTTGTGTTACAAGAGAAACTATAAAAATtcgtaaaaattattttgtgacgTAGCCTTATGTGATAAAGATGCGTTAATTTTAAAAGTTCAGAGTAGAGATGATAAAAATTGTTAACTGAATGCAATCAATAGAACAGTGTCCTTAGTAAACAAGGCACTAGCCATGATAAAAGAttgaataattaaacaaaatacaaattgatTAAACCATTGTAAACACGTACCGAGAAGTTAACTGGTAACGATACCATAAAAGCAAAATTCACTACACTCGTTTGCATATGTTAACCTCTGATTAGTTTATGTGTatgttaaagttttctttttcgaTTGTTTGgctgttttagagcaaagccaaattggactatctgctgtgtccaccgcggaaAATCGAACCCCAGGTTATGGTTTTATAAGTCCGtgaacttactgctgtcctaccGGTAGCATTAACCTCAGTAAATcatgacgctaaaaatcgggtttcgatacccgtggtagacagagcacagactGTATAGCTTTGCACTTCGTAAATACCATGCCAACTTCAGGAGGAAGTCATATAATTGTAAGCTCGTGGAATGTATCtcctaatttatttattgttatttaccatAAACGTTAGGCTTGTATGGATAGACGGACCAGTTCTAAAGTTGCATATGTTCAGTAAGTTTGCCGACCTACAACGCTTAAGCGTTGTGTAGCTTAAACAAACGAAACATTAAGAAAGGTCACAGCACAAACCATTTTTCTTACGGCCATGTAATTGTTTTTACCATTTAAATTGTTACCTAATTACAACCTTCACTTAAGTCTTACTATAAACTCAaaatttttatcacattgttcACAATTATATACACCAGTAGTGATAAGCCTAtaaacttaaaacgctaaaaaaaCAGATTTCAATACCTATGGAGAGAAAAAACACAATAACCAAACCACATCGATAATCTAACAAAGTTCTGGCGAATTTTGTGTGATAAGAAATTCCAGAAAAAAACATCTGTTATGAAGCCTTCGTGAGAATTAAAATCAagtataattaaacattaatttattaataattattgatttaaatgtatgtttatcTGAAACATTTCAAGATAATTGAAACAGCTTCTTCAAACCTCTACTACACTTCGTAAAGTATAGGTAACGAACCTTCCTTTGTtggttaatacatatataaatgttttagttcTATAGTTGAACATTCTTACTTCCGgataatagtttaaataaaacattgaattatttttgttggttCTTCTGTCGAACCATGTTACTTCTCATgatgaaacccacttgaaataaagacGTATTCtaaatacggctggtatgggtattaaaactattaacacaaattacaaaacaacattaCGAACTTCTTAGGCCATCTGCAGGTTAACAGAGTTAACTTGAAAATAGCCTACGACAGTCGAAACgtaatgtacattattgtaattacagttttaataccagctgtctttagaatacatttttaccttATAGTTAACCATTTATAACTTACCAAAATGTCTTTCACAAAAGCGTACGTTTTTGGAAACGTAAGTTTGAGtaagaaattcaaagaaaactttTTTCCACCACACATTAAAATATCAATCAGAAAATTAGATTACCTGATCATTTGTTTTTATCCTTTCTCTACAtcttacaaaatgaaaaacattattaaaaaatgttacattacaAACTGTAACCAGGTAACTTATTTGAAACGTATATCTCCTTTTCATCAGCTCTTACTTCGCCAATTGGAGAAAACAGTTGGGCCATCAGGTCAACTTTACAATTTTCTCAATGGTCCCTACTGTTATCTTACACTCGTCCAGTAGctttcatatttaaatttcaaaaaacaatccAATATTCTACAAACAACTCTCTcgaaaacagaaaacaaagttgttgttttttttttttttttgcatttagaaATCTATTCTGTAGGCGGCGCAGCTAGCGTCATGATCTTGAAGATTTATAGTGCATCTGTTAGCCGATGGAGCAACTCCAATTTTATTGGCCGCTAACATTTCTTCATTTAGAGCTATCCAATAGCCCAAGACATCGGTTTCGTAAGTTGGAACAATGGTTACTTCGACCTCTGTATCTTCCCAATATTTCTTGGCTTCTAAAAGAGCGTTGAAACCTTCTTTCGCTGGATTGATACCACTAAACACGTAATATCGCGCTCGTATTTTTCTGAAAAATTCCTCATCACAGTAATTTGGGTCTCCATGATTTGGAACATAGGCTAAATCAACATAAACAGGATGTGAAAGTTCACTGGAAGCTAAGTCTCCAGATCTTCCTGCCGAACTGGTCTTCTTTGTTTTGGAAGATGCAACTTTTACAAAGTCTCTTGGAATGTTCTTTCCGTTTGGCAATTCTTTCTTAACGGCGTAGTTCGAAACAGGTGTTTTTGATGGCTCGTTAGAAACTGTCTTAGGTGGGACTTTACCGCGCTTAGCAATGTTTTGATAATCTGGTGGTGTTGGCAAACCCATGGGTTTATCCCACTTGTCCAAACTAAAGTCATCATTCTTCTCGTCCAATTGCAAAGACTTGGAACTCTGAGCATCACTAAGGTCAGATTGGCTTAGAATTGGTGAAACTCCATCCTTTACGTTACCAACTTCCTCCTCTGAGAAATACTTACTAATGGGGTGTTTGTTTGTAGATGCTTGTCCTTCATCATAAAAATTGCTGTCATGTTCAGTAAAAGATGAGGAATAATCATGTCTCGTGAAATTTATGGGTTCTTTAACTGCCACATCGTGAGATGGTTGAAGTTCACCATAATTAATTTGGTTTTGAATCCTTGTCGATGATGAAGACGATTGGTAACTAGGAATAGTTCCTAATCCATAACTAACAACacttgtttgttctttatttaatgGATACAAACCAGATAAAGAACCTAAATCCACCATTTCTCTACTTCTTACATCACATGACATTTCACTTAAACTCTGACTTGTGTTTGGATCACCAAATCTGTCGCAAGCCTGACTGCTATCCTCTGCAAAGTTAGGTAGCTTTTTATCTTCTTCCACGAGATTATCGGGAAATGTTTCAAGTGCACCATATCTGACACCAGATGCAGGCTTCTCACAAACGTTATTTGAATAATTCTGCATAGAGTCGATATGAGCAATTTGAACTGTATCTTTTTGGTTGTATCTATCTTCACAATATTCTTTAGGGCACGATAATGAAGCATGCTTATTTTGTTCAAGCACAAAGTCTCTTCCTTTATAATTAGGTTCATCCCTCTTGCTGGTCTGTTCCATTATATCCCATGTAATAGtgtcttttgttttattaacaaagttATTTTCACTGGAAGAAGTTTGGGAACATAAATAtgttacatttgtattttcacaAGTCTGATCAATACTTTGTTGTTGTAGAGAATCGATTAAGTACTTAACTGTTTCTTCGGTTTCTTTCTGTTCTAATTCTGTGATAGATGAATCGTTCAGAGATTCTCCTATATCATCCAGGAAGAAAGAATGATTGACTGGATATTCGTTTTGTTTTTCTCCTGACTCTTTATATTTGGAGTCTAGAGGAGAATGTGGTTCAGAGGGCGTTGAACTTTCTGAAATATTGACCATTTCTGGATAGTCTGCTCTCATTGCACTTCCATAAACTGGCTCTTCTACAAGAGGACTTGTTAATCTTTCAGAATTGTCGTCTTCTTCTTCAGGTTCTTCATACAATGGTTGTACTGTGAGGTCCTCACAAATTTGAAAAGGATGTGTCCTAATGTCATACTGCAAAACATAAGAATCTGTACCAATGTGATCTTCTTTCAGACGAGAAGTATATCCTATGTGTTCATAAAAACCTTGAATACCTGGGGGGGTTGGATATCGAATCATCTCTCCATCATCTTCATCACACAGTTCATACTCTTTATCTTGGATTCTTCTGCCATCTCTATTTAAACTAACGCTTGTCAAATACGCTTCATCTTCCTTTAATACGCGAGTGGCTACCATTTTGTTTTCAGTGGAAGTAGTATCTACAGCTTCCTTAACCTCCAAGTGGTTTTCACGGCTACTATCAGTAAAACATTCCCAAAACGACTGGTCAAATGATTTTTCAGTTTCCCCACCAGGAGTACCATCTTCTGGTAGAATGTCATCACTCACAGCATCCAAGGTTTCTGTAGCCGAGTATTCCCTTTCTGAAGTATGTGTTTCTGACTGAACTCCCAACTGATTACATGGAACGTGTGTGTTATCTTTTGGCAGCTCCATGTTTTTCTCACCTGGGAACATGTCTTCTTGTTTAACCACTTTTGGTTTTTTCTCTACTAACATCTCTAACGAGTCTTCCATTTCATCTTCTGTATTTCTTTGATCAAACTCAACTTGAGAATCCTCATTTTCTGAAAGTTTAGTGTTATCTATGTTCAAGTCAACGTCGTAACTACTTAGTTGGTTCGAACGTGTCTTATTTTTTTCACTGTGAAAATTAAAATCTCTTATTGGAAAGGTTGACTTTTGTTCTTCACTTAACGGGCTTCCGTCCCTAAGAAAAGGGTATGCAGCTGAGATAGAAGTAAAGACTTTGTCACCCATGGAATTAACCTGTAGTGTTTCatcagatattttaaaagtattatcaGTGATGAGTTGATAACTATTTTCAGCCTCGTGAACTAATTCAATTTGTTTCCTATAATCTGCTCTTTCTTGAACGTTTTCATTAAGTTCTTCCTGGAAAGCTTCTGGTTGTATAAAATCCCTTCCTTGTCTGTAGAGGGGAGACGTTTCAGAACTACTCAAGCCAATCACTGACTGACGTTTTCCTTGTTTATCAATTTCCTTGTCGTAAGATATTCCAATATGGATCTCTTCATTACATTCGAAGTTTCTGTCTGATATCCTAAATAATGTTTCGCCACAACGAGTCGTTTCAGTGAGATTAGCCCCTGTTGTCGATTTCTCTAGTTGTATGTTCGTTTCTTCGTCCAGTTCTCTTAATGGTTTATCATTTCCAGACACACTGTCTAAAGAGTCCTCGTACTGTTCAACCAGTTCATCACTTGGTTGAAACAGCGCTGATTCAGAATAGTTAACAGCATCTGTGTTAACAACAGTGCTAACTGACTGATGTTGGAAATTTGTAATCTTATCAAGTGTAGCGTCAGTATCTTTTTTATTCGCTCTATTATCCAAACTTATATCCACTCTGTTCTCTAATGTTCTGGAATTTTCATCTCTTCTGGCAGACGTCAGATTGTCATCTACTTGCTTTTTGACATTCATATCAGTATGCTgcgtttgttttataactttcaaagtATGTGACTTTTCCGAGGGTTTGGTGAAAGACATAGGTGTTTTTTCAATGGGAACTTTTGAAACACGCGATAGTTTTGTTGTGGTCTCAGGTCTTTTGGTCTTTGTTTCAATCTTTCCATTTTTGTCAACAATTTCTTTCTCCGCAATTTTCTTGTTACTAACATCTTTAGCCCCTTTAGTTTTTTTACCAAATTTAGTTGtgggttttactgtatttttaacgtTCGAAAACTGTGACGCTTTTCCTTTATTGGTAGATGTTCCACATTTTGGCAAAATGTCTTTATTCGGTTCTAATGTTTTTTCTCTAAGCTTTGTGCCTATTTTTTCGGAATCGATACTTTTCTTTGTTGACACTTTAACAGAGTCAGGTGTTTTTCTCTCTGAcgtatgtttatttactttatccTCTTGAGCAGGTACCATCCCACTTTTATAAATGACTTTCTTCTGTGACGAAGAGTTGTTAAGCTTTGGAAAGGCTTTAGCAACTGTCTCTTTACTATTTTCAGTTAATTCAGATACATCTGCAAGTCTTGTCTGGAGTACAGATTGAGAACAGTCGAACTGTTGTAACACATCAAGATCTTTTATTGTCTTTAATCCTTCAAAAATCTTAGTTTGTGGCGTATTTCCTGTAACTAAGATTCTGGTAAAGAGATCTTTAGGTTTTGCAGGCCGCCAGACAAGAAGTACAGATATCGATACCAAATCTAACAAAGGCAATGGAACTTCGTTGTAAAGCCTCAAAACGCCTTTCGCCTCTGAAATGCTGTCCTTCTTTGAACTCCAGTACTGGAAGAAATCCTTCACTTCTCTGCTGTTCTTGGATGGATTCAGAACATACATATCCAATGTGCCATGACCCATCTTATGATACAGGGTCAGTGGATCGGTATCATTCTCTCGGAAACAGAGATGTGGCTTCAGGTTCAGCTGCCAAAGGTCGTTTAAAAACTCATAACCTTCTGCAAGGAGACTGACTAGAAGTTCATCTTTATCTTTTGTGACTTCTTCACCAGAGGAACCTGTTGAGTCCATTATGTTACAAAACACATAACCAACGTGTGGGAAAACGTGTTCTTTTTGCTTTCTCTTAATCAAAGACGAAATTCCATTTAGATTATTCTCGCTAACCGTTGTAATAATCATGGCATCTAGCCTGTCAATGTGTCGAACAAAGTCCCAGAAGCATGGCTTCCTCTCAAAGCCTCCGTTAATCAACATATTAAAACCactaattccaaacaaagaacaGTCTCCGTCACCTCCAGGGAAAACGTACAATGATGGTCGACAGAAGCGAATATTCCCTACGACTGGAGATGGTTTCATTATTTCCTCTAGAGGCTGACTTGTTAAACGAGTTTTCAGGTAATCTAGAAATTCTTGGTGACCAGGAAGGAAAGAGGTTATATGAGGGGGGTTAAATGAAACACAGGTCAAGTTTTCAATAACATTTCTTTCACACCAATCTCCCTCAGCTGTACAATGGACATGCACGGAATATTGGGGAATCTTAGAAATGGTGTCATGAACACCTGGATCGCTAAGGATttcaatgaataatttaaaagtaaaaacgcCATCTTGTAGGATCCAAGAGCCAGATCCAGTGGAAGAGTAACCAGCATGAATGATGTGTTTATATGTAGTTAAAGACGAAAGCATGTTTTTCAAAGACTGTTTTAAGACCATAACTTTTGGGTTCAAGAGTACTTCCACTGCCAGCGTTTCTTTTGAATACTGGATTAAAAAATCTGAAATAGAAACtgaatattaagttttaaaattaaaacggatgatgaacaaaataaaacttgtgttttcaaaatgatttattacacaggcctgcgatggttttattgttttggaatttttacATATTGCACAATAACTCCTATACTCCTAATTCGGAAATGGCATCCATTTTTCTCTATCGCCTATAGATTTTTTACAAAACGTCAGAACGCAACACATAAAAGAAGAAACACGTGTAGCtttgaaattaaaagatttaatttcacaaaaataaaatcagtttgtttctatttttagtaacaaacataaaaataatcttCATTGTGGTAATTAGTACGAGTGTTTCCTTCCCGGTTTGTAAAAAACCTTACGTGatacaaaaaataagtatttatttacaaaatttgttattaaaaaacaacttttaatgacGTTTACATTCGCAGGTCtgtgttacaaaaacaacaagacttaatgaaacaaaacaccTGTGATGACGTGAAACTAATTCCTTCTTTAAGTCGACGAAGGTATCGTCACTAATTGCGGTAAGACACGTAAACATATTTTACCTTCTGCACCGACTGCACGGAGTTCTTCACTGAAGGCGTCTTTTAGCCCAATTAAATTACAGCCCGTTTTGCTTACATCCCAGGAAAGTAGCCCTATAaggcaaataaaacaaataaaaatattactttattccCTGTAAACATAGGACTA
Above is a genomic segment from Tachypleus tridentatus isolate NWPU-2018 chromosome 11, ASM421037v1, whole genome shotgun sequence containing:
- the LOC143231759 gene encoding uncharacterized protein LOC143231759 produces the protein MEPNMVDNSFPGGHLLIILSNPHNDDHKECILKKVSKGLLSWDVSKTGCNLIGLKDAFSEELRAVGAEDFLIQYSKETLAVEVLLNPKVMVLKQSLKNMLSSLTTYKHIIHAGYSSTGSGSWILQDGVFTFKLFIEILSDPGVHDTISKIPQYSVHVHCTAEGDWCERNVIENLTCVSFNPPHITSFLPGHQEFLDYLKTRLTSQPLEEIMKPSPVVGNIRFCRPSLYVFPGGDGDCSLFGISGFNMLINGGFERKPCFWDFVRHIDRLDAMIITTVSENNLNGISSLIKRKQKEHVFPHVGYVFCNIMDSTGSSGEEVTKDKDELLVSLLAEGYEFLNDLWQLNLKPHLCFRENDTDPLTLYHKMGHGTLDMYVLNPSKNSREVKDFFQYWSSKKDSISEAKGVLRLYNEVPLPLLDLVSISVLLVWRPAKPKDLFTRILVTGNTPQTKIFEGLKTIKDLDVLQQFDCSQSVLQTRLADVSELTENSKETVAKAFPKLNNSSSQKKVIYKSGMVPAQEDKVNKHTSERKTPDSVKVSTKKSIDSEKIGTKLREKTLEPNKDILPKCGTSTNKGKASQFSNVKNTVKPTTKFGKKTKGAKDVSNKKIAEKEIVDKNGKIETKTKRPETTTKLSRVSKVPIEKTPMSFTKPSEKSHTLKVIKQTQHTDMNVKKQVDDNLTSARRDENSRTLENRVDISLDNRANKKDTDATLDKITNFQHQSVSTVVNTDAVNYSESALFQPSDELVEQYEDSLDSVSGNDKPLRELDEETNIQLEKSTTGANLTETTRCGETLFRISDRNFECNEEIHIGISYDKEIDKQGKRQSVIGLSSSETSPLYRQGRDFIQPEAFQEELNENVQERADYRKQIELVHEAENSYQLITDNTFKISDETLQVNSMGDKVFTSISAAYPFLRDGSPLSEEQKSTFPIRDFNFHSEKNKTRSNQLSSYDVDLNIDNTKLSENEDSQVEFDQRNTEDEMEDSLEMLVEKKPKVVKQEDMFPGEKNMELPKDNTHVPCNQLGVQSETHTSEREYSATETLDAVSDDILPEDGTPGGETEKSFDQSFWECFTDSSRENHLEVKEAVDTTSTENKMVATRVLKEDEAYLTSVSLNRDGRRIQDKEYELCDEDDGEMIRYPTPPGIQGFYEHIGYTSRLKEDHIGTDSYVLQYDIRTHPFQICEDLTVQPLYEEPEEEDDNSERLTSPLVEEPVYGSAMRADYPEMVNISESSTPSEPHSPLDSKYKESGEKQNEYPVNHSFFLDDIGESLNDSSITELEQKETEETVKYLIDSLQQQSIDQTCENTNVTYLCSQTSSSENNFVNKTKDTITWDIMEQTSKRDEPNYKGRDFVLEQNKHASLSCPKEYCEDRYNQKDTVQIAHIDSMQNYSNNVCEKPASGVRYGALETFPDNLVEEDKKLPNFAEDSSQACDRFGDPNTSQSLSEMSCDVRSREMVDLGSLSGLYPLNKEQTSVVSYGLGTIPSYQSSSSSTRIQNQINYGELQPSHDVAVKEPINFTRHDYSSSFTEHDSNFYDEGQASTNKHPISKYFSEEEVGNVKDGVSPILSQSDLSDAQSSKSLQLDEKNDDFSLDKWDKPMGLPTPPDYQNIAKRGKVPPKTVSNEPSKTPVSNYAVKKELPNGKNIPRDFVKVASSKTKKTSSAGRSGDLASSELSHPVYVDLAYVPNHGDPNYCDEEFFRKIRARYYVFSGINPAKEGFNALLEAKKYWEDTEVEVTIVPTYETDVLGYWIALNEEMLAANKIGVAPSANRCTINLQDHDASCAAYRIDF